From a single Shewanella denitrificans OS217 genomic region:
- a CDS encoding DUF3301 domain-containing protein, with amino-acid sequence MMSDVILILALFVLAAFFWQLRQMAELSRVFAERACQKQSVQLLAIAMIHARPSFGGHTGVCWKAKFMFEFSTDGMDQHQGQLSMKGKQIQGIEWPVFPEPEWNDAPLSQGKFDGCGAQTSCNTGKCH; translated from the coding sequence ATGATGTCAGATGTCATCTTAATCCTAGCGCTTTTTGTTCTTGCCGCCTTCTTCTGGCAATTAAGGCAAATGGCAGAATTAAGTCGAGTCTTCGCCGAACGCGCTTGCCAAAAACAAAGCGTGCAGCTGTTGGCCATAGCCATGATCCATGCAAGACCCAGCTTTGGCGGTCATACTGGCGTCTGCTGGAAAGCCAAATTCATGTTTGAATTTAGCACCGACGGAATGGATCAACACCAAGGACAACTTTCAATGAAAGGCAAACAAATTCAAGGGATTGAATGGCCAGTGTTTCCCGAACCTGAGTGGAATGACGCGCCGTTATCTCAAGGGAAATTTGATGGTTGCGGCGCTCAAACTAGCTGTAACACAGGTAAATGCCATTAA
- a CDS encoding RNA methyltransferase: MSDIGATEIGIDTLGSTSIGSNAVSSVIIGLVNPKTPVNVGGIMRAAGCYRVDSVCYTGRRYELAAKSGDAQYDVDTKDAAKTIPLTGVESLLDQVPVGAKIICVDLVVGATPLPHFVHPEHAFYIFGPEDGTIPQVLIDAAHEVVYVPTVGCMNLAASVNVLLYDRLAKSAQMLAGDELIKQSRDNNNRTKVKHWRNKE; the protein is encoded by the coding sequence ATGAGCGACATTGGCGCGACTGAAATAGGTATCGATACCTTAGGTTCAACTTCTATAGGCTCAAATGCCGTAAGTTCAGTGATCATAGGTTTAGTTAATCCTAAAACACCCGTGAACGTTGGCGGCATTATGCGTGCCGCCGGCTGTTATCGGGTCGATAGCGTGTGTTATACCGGTCGGCGTTACGAGCTTGCTGCCAAATCCGGCGACGCCCAGTATGATGTCGACACCAAAGACGCGGCTAAGACTATCCCTTTGACTGGGGTGGAGTCGCTGCTGGATCAGGTTCCCGTCGGGGCTAAGATTATTTGCGTCGATCTTGTGGTTGGTGCTACGCCGCTACCGCATTTTGTCCACCCAGAGCATGCTTTTTATATTTTCGGCCCCGAAGATGGCACCATACCTCAAGTGCTTATCGATGCGGCGCATGAGGTAGTGTATGTCCCGACGGTAGGCTGCATGAATCTAGCCGCGTCAGTTAATGTATTGCTGTACGACAGATTGGCAAAATCGGCGCAAATGCTTGCAGGGGATGAGCTGATTAAGCAAAGTCGCGACAATAACAACCGCACTAAAGTTAAACATTGGCGTAATAAAGAATAG
- a CDS encoding ATP-NAD kinase family protein: MYEGVSVSVFRLGLVINPLAGLGGSVALKGSDDVAAQALALGAVPKARLRMKQALDVIKPYAERIVIYTAAGEMGENLATEMGFKVELVYSPQESTQACDTQSLVAVLTELPLDLLLFAGGDGTARDVYSALDDKLPALLPVFLPVLGVPAGVKIHSGVYGITPNAAGLVVKMLLDGELVSLMPADVMDIDEAAFREGKVRAKRFGEMQVPAEPRYIQAVKMGGVEVDELVLADIAADVIETMAEGQDDTLYIMGSGSTVAFVMEELGVDNTLLGVDLIQNKQLVAKDLTANKLLELTQNKPAKLVITLIGGQGHVLGRGNQQLSPELIRQIGKDNILILATKTKLKALEGRPLIVDSGDPELDIALTGYYKIVTGYHDYVMYQVANPDLAKR; the protein is encoded by the coding sequence ATGTATGAAGGAGTGTCGGTGTCAGTGTTTCGTTTAGGGTTGGTTATCAATCCATTGGCAGGTCTGGGTGGCAGTGTTGCCCTTAAAGGCTCTGATGATGTCGCCGCACAGGCGCTTGCCCTAGGAGCCGTACCCAAAGCAAGGCTTAGGATGAAACAAGCGCTGGATGTCATTAAACCTTATGCTGAGCGCATTGTTATTTACACCGCAGCAGGCGAGATGGGAGAAAATTTAGCCACAGAAATGGGCTTTAAAGTTGAACTCGTCTACAGCCCTCAAGAAAGCACTCAAGCTTGTGATACCCAATCATTAGTGGCAGTGCTCACTGAGTTGCCGTTAGATTTGCTGCTGTTTGCCGGCGGCGATGGCACGGCAAGGGACGTGTATTCGGCTTTAGATGATAAATTGCCGGCACTCTTGCCAGTATTTTTGCCAGTGTTGGGGGTGCCTGCAGGGGTGAAAATTCATTCAGGCGTGTATGGTATCACCCCAAATGCAGCGGGTCTTGTGGTTAAAATGCTGCTTGATGGTGAGCTTGTCAGCTTGATGCCAGCGGATGTAATGGACATAGATGAAGCAGCTTTTCGTGAAGGAAAAGTGCGGGCGAAGCGATTTGGTGAAATGCAAGTACCTGCTGAGCCTAGATACATTCAAGCGGTGAAAATGGGCGGCGTAGAAGTCGACGAATTAGTGCTTGCCGATATTGCGGCGGATGTCATTGAAACTATGGCTGAAGGGCAAGACGATACCCTGTATATCATGGGCTCTGGCAGTACAGTGGCCTTTGTGATGGAAGAGCTTGGTGTCGATAATACTCTGCTCGGCGTCGATTTAATTCAAAATAAACAGCTTGTTGCAAAGGATTTAACCGCAAATAAATTACTTGAGCTTACTCAAAACAAGCCCGCAAAATTGGTGATTACCTTGATTGGTGGTCAGGGCCATGTGCTAGGACGGGGCAATCAGCAGTTATCCCCTGAACTTATTCGTCAGATTGGAAAAGACAATATTTTGATCTTAGCGACAAAAACAAAGCTAAAAGCACTTGAAGGCAGGCCATTAATTGTGGATAGTGGCGACCCTGAATTAGATATAGCACTGACGGGCTATTACAAGATAGTCACAGGCTACCATGATTACGTCATGTATCAAGTGGCCAACCCAGATTTAGCGAAGAGGTAA
- a CDS encoding YfcL family protein encodes MLDKYDAALESWIEDTVVNGDDDALFASGYLQGHVAVVLAQLEIEPSQDLTALDGKMVDCLALANSELNDDDYSLVANAWQQLRQRIQANNL; translated from the coding sequence ATGTTAGACAAGTACGATGCAGCCTTAGAGTCTTGGATAGAAGACACAGTAGTCAACGGTGACGATGATGCTTTATTTGCCAGTGGATACCTACAAGGCCATGTGGCAGTAGTATTAGCGCAACTTGAAATTGAGCCAAGCCAAGATTTAACGGCGCTAGATGGTAAAATGGTCGACTGCTTAGCGCTGGCCAATAGCGAGCTTAACGATGACGATTACAGCCTAGTGGCCAATGCATGGCAGCAATTGCGTCAACGTATTCAGGCTAACAATCTTTAA